In Limisalsivibrio acetivorans, one genomic interval encodes:
- a CDS encoding HAD-IIB family hydrolase, which produces MIDGKLYIALFSIHGLIRGENLELGRDADTGGQTKYVVELARALGNHPMVAKVDLFTRLVQDPKVDLDYSKPEEEIGDNAHIVRIPFGPKRYLRKEVLWNYLDEFMDRTLKYFRTKGLVPDILHGHYADAGLCAASLGNLLGVPTIFTGHSLGREKNRLLLDKGMSQEDIEKRYNISTRIEAEEQALDTAMFVVASTSQEIEKQYSSYENYRPKQMRVVPPGTDLKKFYPPKSRWKLPAVFEKIERFLHEPKKPVVLAISRADERKNINTLIQAYGENARLQEMANLVVVAGNRKDITEMDKGARRVLKDMLLNIDKFDLYGKVAYPKQHKPDDVPDFYRMAAQLKGVFINPALTEPFGLTLIEAAACGLPIVATDDGGPQEIIGNCENGFLIDPLNREDISKRLIQTLADKDQWRKWSNAGIRGVKKHYSWESHADKYIKAIKKEVGGRKLATNIIRSKSVLPTVKKLIITDIDNTLLGDEGAAKRFVEFLEEHKDTVGFGVATGRSLDSAVQVLKEWNIKTPDVYITSVGSEINYGKNLVADTGWRSRLDWRWKPDEVKKVMADIPGLEFQPEQNQREHKISFYYDPKKTPGKRRIMRMLREKDLNAKIIMSHGEFLDILPVRSSKGQAVRYVSMKWGVPMDHILVAGDSGNDEDMINGNLLGVVVGNHSKELAKLKGRYNVYFAEKTYADGIIEGVNYYDLFGVVKEHEWGEYEEET; this is translated from the coding sequence ATGATTGACGGAAAACTTTATATTGCACTTTTCAGCATCCATGGGCTCATCAGGGGGGAAAACCTTGAGCTCGGGCGGGATGCTGATACAGGCGGGCAGACAAAATACGTGGTGGAACTTGCCAGAGCCCTGGGTAATCACCCCATGGTTGCAAAGGTGGATCTCTTCACGAGGCTGGTGCAGGATCCCAAGGTGGATCTGGATTACTCGAAGCCCGAGGAGGAGATTGGGGATAATGCCCATATAGTAAGGATCCCCTTCGGTCCCAAGAGATACCTGCGTAAGGAGGTTCTGTGGAACTACCTTGACGAATTTATGGACAGAACCCTTAAGTATTTCAGAACGAAGGGGCTTGTGCCCGATATACTCCATGGCCATTACGCAGATGCAGGACTCTGCGCCGCAAGCCTCGGCAATCTTCTCGGTGTTCCCACTATCTTTACAGGGCATTCCCTCGGCAGGGAGAAGAACAGGCTTCTTCTTGATAAAGGGATGAGCCAGGAGGATATAGAGAAGCGCTACAACATCTCCACCCGCATTGAGGCGGAGGAGCAGGCCCTTGACACGGCTATGTTCGTTGTGGCGAGCACCAGCCAGGAGATAGAGAAGCAGTACTCCTCCTATGAAAACTACCGCCCGAAGCAGATGCGTGTTGTGCCTCCGGGGACGGATCTGAAGAAGTTTTACCCACCTAAGAGCAGATGGAAGCTTCCTGCGGTTTTTGAGAAGATCGAAAGGTTCCTTCATGAACCCAAGAAGCCGGTGGTTCTGGCTATTTCCAGGGCGGATGAGCGTAAAAACATCAATACCCTCATACAGGCCTACGGCGAAAATGCTAGGCTGCAGGAGATGGCAAACCTCGTTGTTGTTGCGGGTAACCGAAAGGACATCACAGAGATGGACAAAGGTGCCAGAAGGGTATTGAAGGACATGCTCCTTAATATAGACAAGTTCGATCTCTACGGTAAGGTTGCCTATCCAAAACAGCATAAGCCGGATGATGTACCCGATTTTTACAGAATGGCTGCCCAGCTCAAGGGCGTGTTCATAAATCCTGCACTAACAGAGCCCTTTGGGCTGACACTCATTGAGGCGGCGGCGTGCGGTCTGCCCATAGTTGCCACCGATGATGGCGGACCCCAGGAGATCATAGGAAACTGTGAAAACGGATTTCTCATAGACCCTCTAAACAGGGAGGATATATCTAAACGGCTTATCCAGACACTTGCGGATAAGGATCAGTGGCGCAAATGGTCAAACGCAGGTATCAGAGGTGTAAAGAAGCACTACAGCTGGGAGAGCCATGCGGATAAGTACATAAAAGCGATAAAGAAAGAGGTGGGAGGCAGGAAACTGGCCACCAATATCATACGGTCTAAGAGCGTGCTCCCCACTGTTAAGAAGCTCATAATAACGGATATTGACAACACGCTTCTCGGAGATGAGGGTGCGGCAAAAAGGTTTGTGGAGTTTCTGGAAGAGCACAAGGATACCGTCGGGTTCGGGGTTGCCACTGGCCGTAGTCTTGACAGCGCTGTTCAGGTGCTTAAGGAGTGGAACATTAAAACGCCAGACGTTTATATAACCTCAGTCGGCTCCGAGATCAACTACGGTAAGAACCTTGTGGCGGATACGGGCTGGCGTTCCAGACTCGACTGGCGATGGAAGCCCGATGAGGTGAAAAAGGTTATGGCTGATATTCCGGGTCTTGAGTTTCAGCCAGAGCAAAACCAGCGTGAACATAAGATAAGCTTCTACTATGATCCGAAGAAAACGCCCGGCAAGCGCAGGATCATGCGTATGCTGCGGGAAAAGGATCTTAATGCCAAGATAATCATGAGCCACGGCGAATTTCTGGACATTCTTCCGGTGCGCTCCTCCAAGGGGCAGGCTGTAAGGTATGTATCCATGAAATGGGGTGTGCCCATGGACCATATCCTCGTTGCCGGAGATTCAGGGAATGATGAGGATATGATAAACGGAAACCTCCTCGGTGTTGTGGTGGGGAACCACAGCAAGGAGCTTGCTAAGCTCAAGGGAAGATATAACGTTTATTTTGCCGAAAAGACATATGCGGACGGCATTATTGAGGGGGTAAATTATTACGACCTGTTTGGGGTCGTCAAAGAACATGAATGGGGAGAATATGAAGAGGAAACTTAA